From Chloroflexota bacterium, the proteins below share one genomic window:
- a CDS encoding methylmalonyl-CoA mutase, translating to MTSKKKQEWQETTLAPTLKRFPERQEKFETSSGIDISPVYAPEDIPNFDYLAALGYPGEYPFTRGIQPNMYRGRLWTMRQYAGFGTAEESNKRYRYLLEQGQTGLSIAFQLPTQIGYDSDHPLARGEVGKVGVAIDTLEDMEILFKDIPLDKVSTSMTINSTAPILLAMYIALVKKQGVDPAKLDGTIQNDILKEYIARGTHIFPPRPSMRLTTDIFAYCSQHVPRWNTISISGYHIREAGSTAAQEIAFTLANGIAYVQAAIDAGLDVDEFGGRLSFFFNAHNNLFEEVAKFRAARHLWAKIMSQGFKAKDPRSMMLRFHAQTAGCTLTAQQPYNNIVRVAVQALAATLGGTQSLHTNSFDEAYATPSQEAVTIALRTQQLLAYETGIGDVVDPLGGSYFIEYITEALERQATEYIDKIDKLGGAVAAIEQGFQQKEIQESSYRQQKNIEENKATVIGVNKFVSSSPKIAELLRVNPELEIKQKERLSQVKKNRDKDKVTKALKNLEEVARSQDNTMPAFIDCVEAYASIGEICDVLRKVFGTQKEYLAF from the coding sequence ATGACTAGTAAAAAGAAGCAGGAATGGCAAGAAACCACATTAGCTCCAACCCTCAAGCGCTTTCCCGAGCGACAAGAGAAATTTGAGACCAGCTCGGGGATTGATATCTCGCCAGTTTATGCTCCAGAAGATATACCAAATTTCGACTACCTTGCTGCTTTAGGCTATCCTGGAGAGTACCCGTTCACCCGCGGTATACAACCCAACATGTATCGCGGTAGACTATGGACAATGCGTCAGTATGCCGGCTTTGGCACTGCTGAGGAATCTAACAAGCGTTACCGCTACTTGCTGGAACAAGGGCAGACTGGCTTGAGCATTGCCTTTCAGTTGCCTACCCAAATCGGCTATGATTCAGACCATCCCCTGGCTAGGGGTGAAGTTGGTAAGGTTGGAGTGGCTATAGATACTTTGGAGGACATGGAAATTCTTTTTAAGGATATTCCGTTAGACAAGGTCAGTACATCCATGACCATAAATTCTACCGCCCCTATCCTTCTGGCTATGTACATTGCCCTAGTTAAAAAGCAAGGAGTTGACCCGGCTAAGCTGGACGGCACCATTCAGAATGATATCCTAAAGGAATATATTGCCCGGGGCACGCACATTTTTCCGCCTCGTCCATCAATGCGCCTGACAACTGATATCTTTGCTTATTGCAGCCAGCATGTCCCACGGTGGAACACCATCAGTATCAGCGGTTACCATATACGCGAAGCTGGTTCCACAGCAGCTCAGGAAATCGCCTTTACCCTGGCTAACGGTATTGCCTACGTTCAGGCAGCCATTGATGCCGGGCTGGATGTGGATGAATTTGGTGGCCGGCTCTCTTTCTTTTTCAACGCACATAACAATCTTTTTGAAGAGGTGGCTAAGTTTAGGGCTGCGCGTCATCTCTGGGCTAAGATTATGAGCCAGGGGTTTAAAGCTAAGGACCCTCGCTCGATGATGCTGCGCTTCCATGCGCAAACCGCCGGCTGTACCCTGACCGCACAACAACCATACAACAATATCGTCAGAGTAGCTGTCCAAGCCCTGGCCGCAACTCTAGGTGGAACACAATCGCTTCATACAAATTCCTTCGATGAAGCGTATGCTACACCATCTCAAGAGGCAGTAACCATTGCCCTGCGCACTCAGCAACTCCTAGCTTATGAGACAGGCATTGGTGATGTCGTTGACCCACTTGGTGGGTCGTATTTCATAGAATACATCACCGAGGCTTTAGAAAGACAAGCTACCGAATACATTGATAAAATCGACAAGCTGGGTGGTGCTGTAGCTGCCATAGAGCAAGGTTTCCAACAAAAAGAAATCCAAGAAAGCTCTTATCGTCAGCAGAAGAACATCGAGGAAAACAAAGCAACCGTGATAGGTGTCAACAAATTTGTCTCATCGTCCCCCAAAATAGCAGAACTACTGCGAGTAAACCCTGAGCTGGAAATAAAACAAAAAGAAAGATTATCCCAAGTAAAGAAAAATAGAGACAAGGACAAGGTTACCAAGGCGCTTAAAAACCTGGAAGAGGTAGCCCGCAGCCAAGATAACACCATGCCAGCATTTATCGATTGTGTTGAGGCTTATGCCAGTATCGGTGAGATATGTGATGTGCTGCGCAAAGTTTTTGGTACCCAGAAAGAATACCTTGCTTTCTGA
- the mce gene encoding methylmalonyl-CoA epimerase, whose protein sequence is MIKKVHHVAIVVKNLDEALQLYDNLFGAKPSKIETLPQQGVKAALLPMAEGGEIEFLEPIDPQSGVGKFLESRGEGIHHICFEVENVDQELCTLADKGVQLIDKEGRPGLAGKVGFLHPKSTKGVLIELAQKV, encoded by the coding sequence ATGATTAAAAAAGTTCACCATGTTGCTATTGTAGTCAAAAATCTGGATGAGGCACTTCAACTTTACGATAACCTCTTTGGGGCTAAACCCAGCAAGATAGAAACTTTGCCACAGCAAGGAGTAAAAGCAGCCCTCTTGCCTATGGCTGAAGGTGGGGAAATCGAGTTTCTCGAGCCGATTGACCCGCAAAGCGGTGTAGGCAAATTTCTCGAAAGCCGGGGCGAGGGAATTCATCATATATGCTTCGAAGTTGAGAACGTTGACCAGGAGCTTTGTACCTTAGCTGATAAAGGTGTTCAACTGATTGACAAGGAAGGCCGCCCCGGTCTAGCCGGTAAAGTCGGCTTCCTACATCCTAAATCAACCAAAGGGGTACTCATTGAACTGGCGCAGAAAGTATAA
- a CDS encoding acyl-CoA dehydrogenase yields the protein MDFQLTEEQKMFQAMVRDFATNEVKPLAAKIDEEGNCPDEIIKKAASLGLFGITIDEEYGGSGGDYLSMAIAAEELCRASASVGTVFLASLSLACYPIYKFGNEEQKHKYVTPVAKGEKLACFALTESGAGSDAGALETTAILQDDKYIINGTKIFITNGAEAGIATVFATIDKSLGHRGITAFIVEKGTPGFSVGKEENKLGIRGSSTTELVFENCQIPAANLLGEQSRGLRVALEAIDSSRVTVAAQALGIAQAAFDDSLAYAKERQQFGQAIANFQAIQWMLADMATHIDAARLLTYRAAWLKDHNMPFMKEAAMAKVYAAETSKMVTNNAVQIHGGYGYCKDYPVERYLRDAKITEIYEGTSEMQRMTIARALTRGD from the coding sequence ATGGATTTTCAGTTAACCGAGGAGCAAAAGATGTTCCAAGCTATGGTACGCGACTTTGCTACCAACGAGGTCAAGCCATTAGCAGCAAAAATCGATGAAGAGGGGAACTGCCCGGACGAAATTATAAAGAAGGCGGCCAGTTTGGGCCTGTTCGGCATTACTATTGATGAGGAGTATGGAGGCAGCGGTGGCGATTATCTATCTATGGCTATTGCTGCAGAAGAATTATGTCGGGCTTCGGCTTCCGTGGGCACAGTCTTTCTAGCCAGCTTATCATTGGCCTGCTACCCTATTTACAAATTTGGAAATGAAGAACAAAAGCATAAATATGTTACACCCGTAGCCAAAGGAGAAAAATTAGCCTGTTTCGCATTGACCGAATCTGGGGCGGGAAGCGATGCCGGAGCTTTAGAAACAACTGCCATATTGCAGGACGACAAATACATTATTAATGGCACTAAGATATTCATAACCAATGGTGCTGAAGCTGGAATAGCTACGGTTTTTGCCACCATTGACAAATCGCTGGGACATCGGGGCATAACTGCCTTCATCGTTGAAAAAGGTACCCCGGGCTTCTCTGTAGGCAAGGAGGAGAACAAGCTTGGTATACGCGGCTCATCGACAACAGAGTTGGTATTCGAAAACTGTCAGATACCGGCAGCCAACCTGTTGGGTGAACAAAGTCGTGGGTTAAGGGTAGCCTTAGAGGCCATAGATTCCAGCCGTGTCACTGTAGCTGCCCAAGCGCTAGGTATCGCTCAGGCGGCATTTGATGATTCTCTTGCCTATGCCAAAGAACGCCAGCAATTCGGACAAGCGATAGCCAACTTCCAGGCAATTCAGTGGATGCTCGCTGATATGGCAACCCATATTGATGCTGCTCGGCTGTTGACCTACAGGGCTGCCTGGCTCAAAGACCATAATATGCCATTTATGAAAGAGGCAGCTATGGCAAAAGTCTATGCTGCTGAAACCTCCAAAATGGTTACTAATAATGCCGTTCAAATTCATGGTGGTTATGGCTACTGCAAAGACTATCCAGTAGAACGCTATCTGCGCGATGCTAAAATAACCGAAATCTATGAGGGGACCTCAGAAATGCAGAGAATGACCATAGCCCGAGCTCTTACTAGAGGGGATTAA